One Psychrobacillus glaciei genomic region harbors:
- a CDS encoding endonuclease MutS2 gives MIAERALKTLEYYKIREEVAKYCTSSVGKSHIDKLVPSVDYAEVTKLLEEMDEGLTILRLRGNVPMGGITDIRPHAKRAQIGGMLSPVELMETASTIRASKILRQFLENVAEAEDVGIPHFLEKKEAMPILTALEHEINNCIDENGTVLDSASSTLRSIRQQLRIQVSRVREKLESYTRGANASKMLSDSIVTIRNDRYVIPVKSEYRSHYGGIIHDQSSSGQTLFIEPSAVVQLNNDIRGLKVKEHEEIERILIKLTAEVEIVGHEIFLLVDILGEIDVILAKAKYGQVEKCTMPHMNNEGYIRLVKARHPLISIDTAVANTIEFGKDITSIVITGPNTGGKTVTLKTVGLCTLMGQSGIPIPALDGSELSLFESVFADIGDEQSIEQSLSTFSSHMVNIVDILKKYDNQSLILFDELGAGTDPQEGAALAISILDAVHGTGARVMATTHYPELKAYGYNRPGVANASVEFDIETLSPTYKLLIGVPGRSNAFEISERLGLPSSIIAQAQSFTGTDRGEVNSMIASLEESRRQAEKDAEETEYQLEGARLVKEELEQKLAQLDQKKDQFEQKAKEKAKKIVDDARREADGIISELRKMQANTHLLVKEHELIDAKKRLDEALPNNPVLKKQKKLNELAKELKAGDEVKVISFGQKGTLLQKLSKSEWSVQIGMLKMKLDEADLEYIKPEKQKQTVSVNSVRGRDSHVKLELDLRGERYEDAIIRTEKYLDDAILSNYPRVSIIHGKGTGVLRQAIQQFLKNHSRVKNYRFGEAGEGGHGVTVVELK, from the coding sequence ATGAAGGATTAACCATTCTTCGACTTAGAGGAAATGTTCCGATGGGTGGCATTACGGATATCCGTCCGCATGCAAAACGAGCACAAATCGGCGGAATGTTAAGTCCAGTTGAATTAATGGAAACAGCTAGTACAATTCGGGCGAGTAAGATCTTACGTCAGTTTCTTGAGAACGTTGCTGAGGCAGAAGATGTGGGAATTCCTCATTTTCTGGAGAAAAAAGAAGCAATGCCGATCCTTACAGCACTTGAACATGAAATAAATAATTGTATAGATGAAAATGGTACTGTTTTAGACAGTGCTAGTAGTACGCTTCGTTCGATTCGGCAACAATTACGTATTCAAGTTAGTCGAGTACGGGAAAAATTAGAAAGTTATACAAGAGGTGCCAATGCATCTAAAATGCTATCTGATTCGATCGTTACGATTCGTAATGATCGATATGTAATTCCGGTGAAGTCAGAATATCGAAGTCACTATGGTGGGATTATTCATGATCAGTCGTCTTCTGGACAAACCTTATTTATCGAACCATCAGCAGTTGTTCAGCTTAATAATGATATTCGTGGGTTAAAAGTAAAAGAACATGAAGAAATTGAACGTATTCTAATTAAACTAACTGCTGAAGTTGAAATAGTTGGACATGAAATTTTCTTGTTAGTAGATATTTTAGGTGAAATAGATGTTATTTTAGCAAAGGCAAAATATGGACAAGTAGAGAAATGCACGATGCCTCATATGAATAATGAAGGGTATATTCGTTTAGTCAAAGCAAGACATCCACTTATTTCAATTGACACTGCTGTGGCAAATACCATTGAATTTGGAAAAGATATTACATCTATCGTCATTACTGGTCCGAATACAGGTGGTAAAACCGTTACACTTAAAACGGTTGGACTCTGTACATTAATGGGACAAAGTGGAATTCCAATCCCTGCTTTAGACGGTTCTGAATTGTCTTTATTTGAATCCGTATTTGCAGACATTGGAGACGAACAATCTATCGAGCAAAGCTTAAGTACATTCTCTTCACATATGGTTAATATTGTAGATATACTTAAAAAATATGACAATCAATCTTTAATTTTATTCGATGAGCTTGGTGCTGGTACAGATCCTCAAGAAGGAGCAGCTCTTGCTATTTCTATCTTGGATGCAGTTCATGGTACAGGTGCACGGGTAATGGCGACTACCCATTACCCGGAACTTAAAGCATACGGGTATAATCGCCCAGGTGTTGCAAATGCAAGTGTGGAATTTGATATTGAAACATTGAGTCCAACATATAAGTTGTTAATTGGAGTACCCGGACGCAGTAATGCATTTGAAATCTCCGAACGACTTGGACTTCCATCATCTATCATTGCACAAGCCCAATCATTTACTGGGACCGACCGAGGAGAAGTCAATTCGATGATTGCCTCGTTAGAAGAAAGTAGAAGACAAGCTGAAAAAGATGCAGAAGAAACGGAATATCAGTTAGAAGGAGCACGTCTAGTAAAAGAAGAACTTGAACAAAAACTTGCGCAATTAGACCAGAAAAAAGACCAGTTTGAGCAAAAAGCAAAAGAGAAAGCAAAGAAAATAGTAGACGATGCTAGACGCGAAGCAGATGGAATTATTAGCGAGTTACGTAAAATGCAAGCGAATACTCACCTGTTGGTAAAAGAGCATGAATTAATTGACGCTAAAAAACGTTTGGACGAAGCTTTGCCAAATAATCCAGTTTTGAAAAAGCAAAAGAAACTGAACGAACTTGCCAAAGAGTTAAAAGCTGGAGATGAAGTAAAAGTGATAAGCTTTGGTCAAAAAGGAACTTTACTTCAAAAACTCTCGAAATCCGAATGGTCTGTTCAAATTGGTATGCTGAAAATGAAACTAGATGAAGCAGATTTAGAATATATAAAACCGGAAAAACAAAAACAAACGGTCTCAGTTAATTCAGTTCGCGGGAGAGATTCCCATGTGAAGCTAGAGCTTGATCTTCGGGGGGAACGGTATGAAGATGCGATTATCCGAACAGAAAAGTATTTAGATGATGCAATTCTTTCAAACTATCCGCGCGTATCCATCATTCATGGCAAAGGAACTGGCGTATTAAGACAAGCCATTCAACAATTCTTAAAAAATCATTCTCGTGTGAAGAATTACAGATTTGGAGAAGCAGGAGAAGGTGGACATGGGGTAACTGTTGTTGAATTAAAATAG
- a CDS encoding DUF350 domain-containing protein, translated as MLLSSFWSNPLVDSAGYFSVVVLCLIVSMVLFEIVTKYKNWEEIKKGNVAVAMATGGKIFGVCNIFRYSIEQHNSLFEMIGWGLFGFTLLILAYWLFEFLTPSFHVDKEIEEDNRSVGFISLIISVGLSFVIGASIS; from the coding sequence ATGCTACTATCTAGTTTTTGGTCGAACCCATTGGTGGATTCTGCTGGTTATTTTAGTGTTGTTGTTTTATGTTTAATTGTTTCTATGGTGTTATTTGAAATTGTAACGAAATATAAAAATTGGGAAGAAATCAAAAAAGGTAACGTTGCAGTTGCAATGGCTACTGGAGGAAAAATATTTGGTGTCTGTAATATTTTCCGTTACTCTATTGAACAACATAATTCATTATTTGAAATGATTGGATGGGGTCTTTTTGGATTCACATTACTCATTCTTGCGTATTGGTTATTTGAATTTTTAACCCCGAGTTTTCATGTGGACAAAGAAATTGAAGAAGATAATCGTTCAGTTGGGTTTATTTCTCTCATCATTTCAGTAGGATTGTCATTTGTCATTGGTGCTAGTATTTCTTAG